A window of Sphingobium herbicidovorans contains these coding sequences:
- a CDS encoding DUF6766 family protein, whose translation MRMLRDNGLTIVLMLLFTGTILGQWIAGWHVQVEDAQRHGETALSPAAYLFSPEFLSSVFENWESEFLQMSAYVVLTAVLIQRGSAESKDPDSPPRDEDLDLQASKPGSPRILRRGPLWRALYARSLGLALAILFVLSFVVHWTQSARAAAQEALTHGEQPLTTFAYLGDPQLWFESFQNWQSEFLSTAVLVVLSIFLRQRESPESKGVAAPHAQTGQ comes from the coding sequence ATGCGCATGCTTCGAGACAATGGACTGACGATCGTCCTGATGCTGCTGTTCACCGGCACCATATTGGGGCAGTGGATCGCGGGCTGGCATGTCCAGGTGGAAGATGCGCAGCGTCACGGCGAAACCGCACTTTCCCCCGCCGCCTATCTTTTCAGCCCCGAATTCCTCTCAAGCGTGTTCGAAAATTGGGAAAGCGAATTTCTCCAGATGTCGGCCTATGTCGTGCTGACGGCGGTCCTTATCCAGCGCGGTTCGGCTGAATCAAAGGATCCTGACAGTCCGCCCCGTGACGAAGATCTCGATCTTCAGGCGAGCAAGCCCGGCTCCCCGCGCATATTGCGTCGAGGGCCGCTGTGGCGAGCGCTTTATGCCCGCTCGTTGGGATTGGCGCTGGCCATCCTGTTCGTCTTATCCTTCGTGGTCCACTGGACGCAAAGCGCCCGCGCCGCGGCCCAAGAGGCGCTCACCCATGGCGAGCAGCCGCTCACCACATTCGCCTATCTGGGCGATCCGCAGCTGTGGTTCGAATCCTTCCAGAACTGGCAGAGCGAGTTTCTCTCGACAGCGGTGCTCGTGGTTCTGTCGATTTTCCTGCGGCAACGGGAGTCGCCAGAGTCGAAAGGGGTTGCGGCGCCCCATGCGCAGACCGGCCAATAA
- a CDS encoding class I SAM-dependent methyltransferase — MNRLARTCLLLTTIAVPALPLAAQHEGHMMPQKADPIAAAVAAPSRSATNTARDKYRHPAETLAFFGVTPDQTVAEYSPGGGWYTEILAPLLREKGTLYALQPSGRYLDGYRKFLATKPDVYDKVKLVPYPEQTGAIPAGSVDTLLTFRNVHNMVMAGTEAATFKAFYDLLKPGGTLGIVDHRLPEGRDSALEKKSGYLKTSTVRGLAEAAGFEYVGASEINANPSDTADWPKGVWTLPPTLSNGDADKAKYLAIGESDRMTLKFRKPAG, encoded by the coding sequence ATGAACCGTCTCGCGCGCACCTGCCTGCTGTTGACCACTATTGCCGTTCCTGCCCTGCCCCTCGCCGCGCAGCATGAGGGCCACATGATGCCGCAAAAGGCCGACCCGATAGCGGCCGCCGTTGCCGCACCAAGCCGGAGCGCCACCAACACGGCGCGCGACAAATATCGCCACCCGGCTGAAACACTGGCCTTTTTCGGCGTCACGCCGGACCAGACGGTTGCCGAATATAGCCCAGGTGGCGGCTGGTACACCGAGATTCTCGCCCCTCTGCTGCGCGAAAAGGGGACATTATATGCGCTCCAGCCGTCGGGTCGCTATCTCGACGGCTACCGGAAGTTTCTTGCCACAAAACCGGACGTCTACGACAAGGTGAAGCTGGTTCCCTACCCGGAACAGACAGGCGCGATCCCGGCTGGCAGCGTCGATACGCTGCTCACCTTCCGCAATGTGCATAATATGGTCATGGCAGGAACGGAGGCGGCGACCTTCAAGGCTTTTTACGACCTACTGAAGCCCGGCGGGACGCTGGGCATCGTCGATCACCGCCTGCCCGAAGGCCGGGATAGCGCGCTTGAAAAGAAAAGCGGCTATCTCAAGACCTCGACCGTTCGCGGACTGGCCGAGGCAGCGGGCTTTGAATATGTCGGCGCATCGGAAATCAACGCCAATCCGAGTGATACGGCGGACTGGCCCAAGGGCGTCTGGACGCTGCCCCCCACGCTCAGCAATGGCGATGCGGACAAGGCGAAATATCTCGCCATCGGCGAGAGCGACCGGATGACGCTGAAATTCAGGAAGCCGGCAGGATAG
- a CDS encoding TetR/AcrR family transcriptional regulator yields the protein MTAIKPTTRQPRGDATRRQILDEAERIFADIGYAAARLDHVADAVGIRRPSIIYYFPGKQQLYEEVEADIFASMHAFVLNRTEGVGDPMARLLALLDAWLDFLVGRPTAARIIQRLIADSATHGDNPVRFSETALRDIEDVVTAGVASGQFGQVSAMVLLNTVAAGALHYVCNGRQLGPGRSYDPANPQQLAEFRAMMHRLAKAAVAPE from the coding sequence ATGACCGCCATTAAACCGACCACTCGCCAGCCGCGCGGTGACGCGACCCGGCGCCAGATATTGGACGAGGCGGAACGGATTTTCGCGGACATAGGCTATGCGGCTGCGCGGCTGGACCATGTCGCGGACGCGGTCGGCATCAGGCGGCCGTCGATCATCTATTATTTTCCGGGAAAGCAGCAGCTTTATGAAGAGGTGGAGGCGGACATCTTCGCGTCCATGCATGCGTTCGTTCTCAATCGCACCGAAGGGGTGGGGGACCCCATGGCCCGCCTTCTCGCGCTGCTGGATGCCTGGCTCGACTTTCTGGTCGGGCGTCCGACCGCCGCACGAATCATCCAGCGGTTGATCGCGGATTCAGCGACCCATGGCGACAATCCGGTGCGTTTTTCCGAAACCGCGCTGCGGGACATCGAGGACGTCGTGACAGCGGGCGTCGCCAGTGGACAGTTCGGGCAGGTGTCTGCGATGGTGTTGCTCAATACGGTCGCGGCTGGGGCGTTGCACTATGTCTGCAACGGGCGTCAGCTGGGACCCGGCCGGTCCTATGATCCCGCCAATCCGCAGCAACTGGCCGAATTCCGCGCGATGATGCATCGGCTGGCAAAAGCGGCGGTGGCGCCGGAGTAA
- a CDS encoding TonB-dependent receptor — translation MPNHIAAGSIAILLMSSSALPALAQDQSGAAIEEIVVTAQKREESLQDTPISIAAFSARDLENKGINGLTDLRAQVPNLQLTPFPNNAATTQIFMRGVGLADDQITQDGGVAVYMDGVYVARSQGLAMEVADLDRIEVPRGPQGTLYGRNATGGAINFITRKPDLGDFGFKGQVTLGNYDNRRFKAAVNIPIGQTIAARLSYVNQQQNGFIRNPGTGVRRWGDKDRQAMRADVLWQPSDRLNLRYSYDRTEIGDTPTYVAVSPLFPLTVDRPKAGSPLVRDVVPNDITAEGHSLTAEWEASETMTIRSITGYRTLDNFQNQDYLTGVFGPFPLQKNNSRAKQDQWSEELQLVGDALDGGLQYVAGFYYFSESGDNFSNSYSPPTLTRSFTTATIDNRSYALFGQATFTPQWLDRRLHLTVGLRQSWDKREATLFRQIQVDGGPVMTVPGVGDGSRTFKDFSPSFVVAFDAARDVNIYAKAVKGYKSGGFNIRASSIARFDEGFGPETLWSYEAGIKSQWLDNRLRFNAAGFISRYSDIQVNVQSDPTNIRLTDLLNAGRATVKGVEMDLTLAPVRDLRLSVNYGYLLARYKEIIDVTGANIAANYRFTNAPRHTLAFDLTYDLPRLPVGRLSANLNYTAQSDKYTNATVTSGKYIIGDYGLINARLTLSEIPGVKGVRASLWGRNLTDQNYYIMQFNVGRPGALFGEPRTYGIDLNVEL, via the coding sequence ATGCCGAATCACATCGCCGCCGGTTCCATTGCAATCCTGTTGATGAGCAGCAGCGCCCTGCCCGCGCTGGCGCAGGACCAGTCCGGCGCCGCAATCGAGGAAATCGTCGTCACCGCCCAGAAGCGCGAGGAATCGCTTCAGGACACCCCCATTTCCATTGCTGCCTTCAGCGCGAGGGATCTGGAGAACAAGGGCATCAACGGCCTGACCGACCTGCGCGCGCAGGTGCCCAACCTTCAACTGACGCCCTTTCCCAACAATGCCGCGACGACGCAGATCTTCATGCGCGGCGTGGGATTGGCGGACGATCAGATCACCCAGGATGGCGGCGTCGCGGTCTATATGGACGGCGTCTATGTAGCGCGCAGCCAGGGCCTGGCCATGGAGGTCGCCGATCTCGACCGGATAGAGGTTCCGCGCGGGCCGCAGGGCACGCTTTACGGACGCAACGCAACCGGCGGCGCGATCAATTTCATCACCCGCAAGCCTGATCTGGGCGATTTCGGTTTCAAGGGGCAGGTGACGCTGGGCAACTACGATAACCGGCGTTTCAAGGCGGCGGTCAACATCCCGATCGGCCAGACGATCGCGGCTCGCCTTTCCTATGTGAACCAGCAGCAGAACGGCTTCATACGCAACCCCGGCACCGGCGTCAGACGCTGGGGCGACAAGGACCGGCAGGCGATGCGCGCCGATGTGCTGTGGCAACCTTCGGACCGGCTCAACCTGCGCTACAGCTATGACCGTACGGAGATTGGCGACACGCCCACCTATGTCGCCGTGTCCCCGCTCTTTCCCCTGACGGTCGATCGTCCAAAGGCAGGCAGTCCGCTGGTGCGCGATGTGGTCCCGAATGACATCACCGCTGAAGGGCACAGCCTGACCGCCGAATGGGAAGCGAGCGAGACGATGACGATCCGCTCGATTACCGGCTATCGCACGCTCGACAACTTCCAGAACCAGGACTATCTGACCGGCGTTTTCGGCCCCTTTCCACTGCAAAAGAACAACAGCCGCGCGAAGCAGGACCAGTGGAGCGAGGAACTGCAACTGGTCGGAGATGCGCTGGACGGCGGGCTGCAATATGTGGCTGGATTCTATTATTTCTCCGAAAGCGGCGACAATTTCAGCAACAGCTATAGTCCGCCGACTTTGACGCGCAGCTTTACAACCGCGACGATCGACAACCGTTCCTATGCGCTGTTCGGCCAGGCGACGTTCACGCCGCAATGGCTTGACCGGCGGCTGCACCTGACCGTCGGCCTGCGCCAGAGCTGGGACAAGCGCGAGGCGACGCTTTTCCGCCAAATCCAGGTCGATGGCGGTCCGGTCATGACCGTTCCGGGGGTTGGCGACGGCAGCCGCACCTTCAAGGATTTCAGCCCCAGCTTCGTCGTCGCCTTCGACGCGGCGCGGGACGTCAATATTTATGCCAAGGCCGTGAAGGGATATAAAAGCGGCGGCTTCAATATCCGCGCCAGTTCCATCGCGCGCTTCGACGAAGGCTTCGGGCCGGAAACGCTCTGGTCCTATGAGGCGGGGATCAAGAGCCAGTGGCTCGACAACCGGCTGCGCTTCAATGCAGCGGGGTTCATTTCCCGATATTCCGATATTCAGGTCAATGTTCAGTCCGACCCGACCAATATCCGCCTGACCGATTTGCTGAACGCCGGACGGGCCACGGTGAAGGGCGTAGAGATGGACCTGACGCTCGCGCCGGTGCGCGACCTGCGGCTTTCGGTCAATTACGGCTATCTGCTGGCACGCTACAAAGAGATCATTGATGTGACAGGGGCCAATATTGCCGCCAATTACCGTTTTACCAACGCACCCAGGCATACGCTGGCCTTCGACCTGACCTATGACCTGCCAAGACTGCCGGTCGGTCGCCTTAGCGCCAATCTCAACTATACGGCGCAAAGTGACAAATACACCAATGCCACCGTCACGAGCGGCAAATATATCATCGGCGACTATGGACTGATCAACGCGCGCCTGACGCTGAGCGAGATTCCGGGCGTGAAGGGCGTACGGGCGAGCCTGTGGGGTCGCAATCTCACCGACCAGAATTATTACATCATGCAGTTCAATGTCGGACGCCCCGGCGCCCTGTTCGGAGAGCCACGCACCTATGGCATCGACCTCAACGTCGAGCTTTAA
- a CDS encoding SDR family NAD(P)-dependent oxidoreductase — MSLATPSTPVIITGGASGIGLASAEALAEIGRPVALWDIDGAKAANAAQAITARFGTPATGIAIDLRDLDAIEPALAATRKAIGAPGGLVHAAGIVDTDSLDGMTVESWDSGIAIHLRALAFVTQAVRADLAACSGSAIVAIASINATLGNAVNPIYSAAKGGILSLVRSLADRLAMDGIRINSVSPGQIMTPMMQPSVDALPDGYFEKRILLGRLGEAGEVGRVVRFLLSDEASYITASEIVVDGGNISSQRG; from the coding sequence ATGTCCCTCGCAACTCCTTCGACGCCCGTCATCATCACCGGGGGCGCGTCCGGCATCGGCCTCGCCTCTGCCGAGGCGCTTGCCGAGATTGGCCGTCCCGTCGCCCTATGGGATATTGACGGCGCCAAAGCCGCCAATGCCGCGCAGGCCATCACCGCCCGGTTCGGCACCCCGGCCACGGGCATAGCCATCGACTTGCGCGACCTTGACGCGATCGAACCGGCGCTTGCAGCAACGCGGAAGGCGATCGGCGCACCGGGCGGGCTGGTCCACGCAGCCGGCATCGTCGATACAGACTCTCTTGATGGCATGACGGTGGAAAGCTGGGACAGCGGCATTGCCATTCATCTGCGCGCGCTGGCTTTCGTCACCCAGGCGGTTCGCGCCGATCTGGCCGCCTGTTCCGGTTCCGCGATCGTCGCAATCGCCTCAATCAACGCCACCCTCGGCAACGCGGTCAACCCCATCTACAGCGCGGCCAAGGGCGGCATTTTGTCGCTCGTCCGCTCGCTGGCCGATCGGCTCGCCATGGACGGCATCCGCATCAATTCGGTATCGCCCGGCCAGATCATGACGCCAATGATGCAGCCCTCTGTCGATGCGCTGCCCGACGGCTATTTCGAAAAGCGTATCCTGCTGGGCCGCTTGGGCGAAGCCGGGGAGGTCGGCCGCGTCGTGCGCTTCCTTCTTTCCGATGAGGCAAGCTATATCACCGCATCGGAGATTGTCGTCGATGGTGGCAACATCTCCTCCCAACGTGGATGA
- a CDS encoding tyrosine-protein phosphatase has product MTTLLLDRRQFVSSALLATLAGCATPARLARSSSIPFVAASAAKVGADYRIEWDAPGVRQVAIHVGETPSPVMTGRPAARGAGSGSTSISGLAPDRRLYFTLVPDQGAPLVIADRALHLPSIANLRDIGGYRTTDGRWVKMGLLYRSDQLDRVKDADLAAMERLDLRTVVDLRTQSERAREPDRLPRGSQPLVLDVAADGDGSLGGDMRKAMHAIAAGEGAALLTAANRDFVSLGSARRSYAALLDRLRGAPLLYHCTAGKDRTGWASAVILTVLGVPRETVMADYLASNVFLERKNAATLEALAQSQSPIAPSNLMPVLTVRADYLNAAFDEVEKRYGSFDGYIRNGLGLSEDDVETLRALYLQ; this is encoded by the coding sequence ATGACGACGCTTTTGCTCGACCGCCGCCAGTTCGTTTCCAGCGCGCTGCTGGCGACTCTCGCCGGGTGCGCGACGCCCGCCCGGCTGGCGCGCAGTTCCTCCATTCCTTTCGTCGCAGCAAGCGCGGCCAAGGTTGGAGCGGATTACCGGATCGAGTGGGATGCACCGGGCGTTCGCCAAGTCGCCATTCATGTCGGGGAAACGCCATCCCCCGTCATGACAGGACGCCCCGCCGCGCGGGGCGCGGGAAGCGGCAGCACTTCCATCAGCGGCCTTGCCCCGGATCGACGCCTTTATTTCACGTTGGTTCCCGATCAGGGCGCGCCATTGGTCATCGCCGACCGCGCGCTGCATCTGCCGAGCATAGCCAATCTGCGCGACATTGGCGGCTATCGCACGACAGATGGCCGTTGGGTGAAGATGGGCTTGCTATATCGGTCGGACCAGCTCGACCGTGTGAAGGATGCGGACCTGGCTGCAATGGAACGGCTGGACCTGCGCACCGTCGTCGACCTGCGCACGCAGAGCGAACGCGCGCGCGAACCGGACCGCTTGCCCAGGGGAAGCCAGCCGCTGGTCCTGGACGTCGCAGCGGACGGCGATGGCTCGCTGGGCGGCGACATGCGCAAGGCGATGCACGCCATCGCGGCCGGCGAGGGCGCAGCGTTGCTGACCGCGGCCAACCGCGACTTCGTCTCGCTGGGCAGTGCGCGGCGATCCTATGCGGCGTTGCTCGACCGGCTGAGGGGGGCGCCACTGCTCTACCACTGCACCGCGGGCAAGGACCGGACCGGCTGGGCGTCGGCAGTGATACTGACCGTGTTGGGCGTGCCGCGCGAAACAGTCATGGCCGATTATCTGGCGAGCAACGTCTTTCTGGAACGGAAAAATGCCGCGACGCTTGAAGCATTGGCGCAATCGCAAAGCCCCATCGCGCCTTCCAACCTCATGCCGGTGCTGACCGTTCGGGCGGATTACCTGAATGCCGCGTTCGATGAGGTGGAGAAGCGCTATGGTTCCTTTGATGGCTATATACGCAACGGCCTTGGCTTGAGCGAGGACGACGTAGAAACCCTGCGGGCGCTGTATCTTCAGTAA
- a CDS encoding PaaI family thioesterase — protein sequence MIVRTPYAQMLGIRSITTDNGGTMLMMPAAPELEGRSDFLYGGAIASLLELACLEAVAQDRGEPWPKPINMAFDFLRGGLMIDSYAQARLVRVGRRVVNADAVCWQTDREKPIAMGRMHLLLD from the coding sequence ATGATCGTCCGTACGCCCTACGCACAGATGCTGGGCATCCGCAGCATAACCACGGATAATGGTGGTACAATGTTGATGATGCCCGCTGCGCCCGAACTCGAAGGACGGTCGGATTTTCTCTATGGCGGCGCCATCGCCAGCCTTCTGGAACTCGCCTGCCTTGAAGCAGTCGCGCAAGATCGTGGTGAGCCTTGGCCCAAACCGATCAATATGGCGTTCGATTTCCTGCGCGGCGGGCTGATGATCGATAGCTACGCGCAGGCCCGGCTGGTCCGCGTGGGACGCCGAGTTGTGAACGCAGATGCCGTTTGTTGGCAGACGGATCGGGAAAAGCCGATTGCCATGGGAAGAATGCATCTGTTGTTGGACTAA
- a CDS encoding PaaI family thioesterase, whose amino-acid sequence MNEDDAFERLKSLPPRGHHAFLGIYTVDKGPDWAELACPFASGFLMDADAGLVSSGPIISLVDAATGAAVIARTRQWRAMATLDLHINYLRPATAGRALHARARCHHVTRKVAFTCCDVHDGDPESPIATATASFFFTDES is encoded by the coding sequence GTGAACGAGGACGATGCCTTTGAGCGTTTGAAAAGCCTGCCGCCGCGGGGGCATCATGCTTTCCTGGGCATCTACACGGTAGACAAGGGTCCCGACTGGGCGGAACTGGCCTGTCCCTTCGCCTCGGGATTTTTGATGGATGCAGACGCGGGTCTGGTATCTTCCGGGCCGATCATTTCGCTTGTCGATGCGGCGACGGGCGCTGCGGTGATAGCGCGCACGCGCCAATGGCGGGCCATGGCGACCCTTGACCTGCATATCAATTATCTGCGGCCAGCTACGGCGGGGCGGGCGTTGCACGCGCGGGCGCGGTGTCACCATGTGACCCGCAAGGTCGCTTTCACCTGTTGCGATGTCCATGACGGTGATCCCGAAAGCCCAATCGCCACCGCGACCGCCAGCTTTTTCTTCACGGATGAGTCATGA
- a CDS encoding acyl-CoA dehydrogenase family protein: MKLGFRPEDELFRQECADWLNDQMAGEFRDIKGITKLTGSPERRKEWEQQLAAHRWSCIGWPTQWGGRDATLAQQVIFAEEYARAGVPGRVNHIGIELAGPTILTFGTDEQKQRFLPGIAAGKTVFCQGFSEPNAGSDLASVRTKARLEDGEWVVNGQKIWTSLAHISDWIFVITRTEEGSRGPKGLTFLMMPIDQPGIEIRGIRQINGDAEFNETFFTDARCPADSLIGAVGDGWRIAMGLLAFERGVSTLGQQMGFRNELDEIIAAARANGAANDPLIRQRLAKAEIGLRLMRYGALRMLSQTDHSKIDGAALTYKIQWASWRRNLGELAMDVLGQGGEISEHAEYEWDTLPNLFLFSRADTIYGGTNQIQRNLIAERGLGLPREPRGNA; the protein is encoded by the coding sequence ATGAAACTCGGATTTCGCCCGGAAGACGAACTGTTCCGTCAGGAGTGCGCGGATTGGCTGAACGACCAGATGGCGGGCGAATTTCGTGACATCAAGGGTATCACCAAGCTGACCGGCAGCCCCGAACGGCGCAAGGAATGGGAACAGCAGCTTGCCGCCCATCGCTGGTCCTGCATCGGTTGGCCGACCCAGTGGGGCGGACGCGACGCAACATTGGCGCAACAGGTGATTTTCGCCGAGGAATATGCCCGGGCCGGCGTGCCGGGGCGTGTCAATCACATCGGTATCGAGTTGGCGGGTCCGACGATCCTGACCTTTGGCACCGACGAACAAAAGCAACGCTTTCTGCCTGGGATCGCGGCGGGAAAGACCGTTTTCTGCCAGGGCTTCTCTGAACCCAATGCGGGTTCCGATCTCGCCAGCGTGCGCACCAAGGCGCGGCTTGAGGATGGCGAGTGGGTCGTGAACGGGCAGAAAATCTGGACCAGTCTTGCCCATATTTCCGACTGGATCTTCGTGATCACGCGTACGGAAGAAGGATCGCGGGGGCCAAAGGGCCTGACCTTCCTGATGATGCCGATCGACCAGCCGGGTATCGAGATACGAGGCATCCGCCAGATCAACGGCGATGCGGAATTCAACGAAACATTCTTCACCGATGCGCGGTGTCCGGCAGACAGCTTGATCGGTGCGGTTGGGGATGGATGGCGTATTGCAATGGGCCTGCTCGCCTTTGAACGGGGTGTGTCGACGCTGGGTCAGCAGATGGGCTTCCGTAATGAGCTGGACGAGATCATCGCCGCAGCAAGGGCCAACGGGGCAGCGAATGATCCGCTGATCCGCCAACGCCTTGCAAAGGCGGAAATAGGGCTGCGGCTGATGCGCTACGGCGCGCTGCGGATGCTGTCGCAGACCGATCACTCGAAAATCGACGGGGCTGCGTTGACCTACAAGATTCAGTGGGCCAGTTGGCGGCGCAACCTCGGTGAACTGGCCATGGACGTACTGGGGCAGGGCGGCGAGATCAGCGAACATGCGGAATATGAATGGGACACGCTACCCAACCTGTTCCTCTTTTCTCGCGCCGACACGATCTACGGAGGCACTAATCAGATTCAGCGCAACCTGATCGCCGAGCGCGGACTGGGCCTTCCCCGTGAACCGCGTGGGAACGCCTGA
- a CDS encoding acyl-CoA dehydrogenase family protein: MDFAFTDEQQMIAETAHSFFAENATSERTRKAMAGDGIDRALWQAFCQELALSGIGLPESGGGAGLGMVELAIIAEAAGAQVAALPMLGSLVQSAQAIAAGGHADQQAQWLPHLISGEAIAGYFHDAAMHVDGDRLTGGSPFVAHGASADIFVVTDMRQLWIIRADAPGVSVTPRTSMDQTRPFAHVRLENAPGERLADPDAALAAAHRAGFIVLAAEALGGAQACLDRTVAYSMERVQFGRPIGSFQAYKHRLADMMIEIEQARSAVFWAACAVDEAVEEAAMAIHAAKSFATDTFFRCAGDMIQLHGGIGFTWEHDAHLFFKRARSLQTMLGNNDWHREKIATMILGEAA, encoded by the coding sequence ATGGATTTCGCATTTACCGACGAGCAACAGATGATTGCGGAGACAGCGCACAGCTTCTTCGCCGAAAATGCCACAAGCGAACGCACGCGCAAGGCGATGGCTGGTGACGGCATCGACCGTGCGCTTTGGCAGGCATTTTGTCAGGAACTGGCCCTGTCCGGTATCGGGCTTCCCGAAAGCGGCGGAGGCGCGGGCCTCGGCATGGTGGAACTTGCCATCATCGCGGAGGCGGCCGGCGCCCAGGTTGCGGCATTGCCGATGTTGGGCAGCCTGGTGCAATCTGCGCAGGCGATCGCGGCCGGTGGTCATGCGGACCAGCAGGCCCAATGGCTGCCGCACCTGATCTCCGGCGAAGCGATAGCCGGCTATTTCCATGATGCTGCGATGCATGTTGATGGGGACCGGCTGACCGGCGGGTCGCCTTTTGTCGCGCATGGCGCCTCGGCCGACATATTCGTGGTGACGGATATGCGGCAACTGTGGATAATCCGCGCGGACGCGCCGGGCGTCAGTGTGACGCCCCGGACGAGCATGGATCAGACCCGTCCTTTCGCGCATGTCCGGCTGGAGAATGCGCCGGGCGAGCGTCTTGCCGATCCTGATGCGGCGCTGGCCGCTGCTCATCGCGCCGGATTTATCGTCCTTGCCGCAGAAGCGCTGGGCGGCGCGCAGGCTTGCCTGGATCGCACCGTGGCCTATTCCATGGAACGCGTTCAGTTCGGTCGTCCCATAGGATCTTTTCAGGCCTACAAACACAGGCTGGCCGACATGATGATCGAGATCGAACAGGCTCGTTCGGCGGTTTTCTGGGCTGCGTGCGCGGTTGACGAAGCTGTGGAAGAAGCGGCGATGGCGATCCATGCCGCCAAATCATTCGCCACCGACACATTCTTCCGCTGCGCCGGTGACATGATCCAGTTGCACGGCGGCATCGGCTTCACATGGGAGCATGACGCGCATCTCTTCTTCAAGCGGGCGCGCTCGCTTCAGACGATGCTCGGCAACAATGATTGGCATCGCGAGAAGATCGCTACGATGATCCTGGGAGAGGCGGCATGA
- a CDS encoding Lrp/AsnC family transcriptional regulator, which yields MSRPDLDELDHQLIDILAQDARVSNRKIASELGVNEGTVRGRIKRLQQEKLIAFTALTGLKLEKATNVAFIAVQADVGHVRQIARDIAHIALVKAVMITLGPFNIMATCLYDDLDDLHKLASGQILAMEGVNHVETSLAVRTVKFSNRVVRITDVQAGSGL from the coding sequence ATGAGCAGACCGGACCTGGACGAACTGGATCACCAGCTGATCGATATCCTCGCACAGGATGCCCGCGTTTCGAACCGGAAGATCGCCAGCGAACTCGGGGTTAACGAGGGCACGGTGCGGGGCCGCATCAAGCGGTTGCAGCAGGAAAAGCTGATCGCCTTCACCGCGCTTACGGGGCTTAAGCTGGAAAAGGCGACCAACGTAGCTTTCATCGCGGTGCAGGCCGACGTCGGCCATGTCCGCCAGATCGCGCGCGATATCGCCCATATAGCATTGGTGAAGGCGGTGATGATCACTTTGGGGCCGTTCAACATCATGGCCACTTGTCTCTATGACGACCTGGATGACCTTCACAAACTGGCGTCTGGCCAGATCCTTGCGATGGAGGGCGTCAATCATGTCGAGACATCGCTTGCCGTCAGGACGGTAAAGTTCAGCAACCGGGTCGTGCGGATCACGGATGTGCAGGCAGGCAGCGGCTTGTAA
- a CDS encoding Lrp/AsnC family transcriptional regulator has protein sequence MSETFAFDETDRKIVEQLRQNGRATNQQIAEALNLIASTVSTRIRRMEDAGMLRVVAVSDFAVHGYHVLIHLAVQVSGRSALEVAEDLAVFPEVFAAHLVTGSYEISLLLTLRDIDELPSLITDRLSKVSGIRSMTPAIGLDIVRYGLDTAPIDSRRLA, from the coding sequence ATGAGTGAGACTTTCGCGTTCGACGAGACGGACAGGAAAATTGTCGAACAGCTGCGGCAAAATGGCCGGGCGACCAATCAGCAGATCGCCGAAGCCCTCAATCTGATCGCTTCGACCGTTTCTACGCGTATCCGCAGAATGGAAGATGCGGGCATGCTGCGGGTGGTGGCCGTTTCCGATTTCGCGGTGCATGGCTATCATGTCCTCATCCATCTCGCGGTTCAGGTAAGCGGGCGGTCAGCGCTCGAAGTGGCGGAAGATCTGGCTGTTTTCCCTGAGGTCTTCGCCGCCCATCTGGTGACTGGAAGTTATGAGATCAGCCTGCTGCTGACGCTCCGCGATATTGACGAGTTGCCGTCCCTTATAACGGACCGATTGTCGAAAGTGTCGGGAATAAGGTCAATGACCCCGGCCATCGGCCTGGACATCGTCCGCTACGGCCTTGATACCGCCCCTATCGATAGCAGGAGGCTTGCATGA